The following proteins are co-located in the Hydrogenophaga sp. RAC07 genome:
- a CDS encoding transmembrane anchor protein — translation MYNSNTPPPSDLPTSRQLLRSTLLAALSATVLLIAVVLPAEYGIDPTGIGRVLRLTEMGEIKQQLAAEAEADAATPTAAVAPAPAPAATATPQAPAPVVDAEQAAPWRDEMRVTLAPGEGAEIKLRMREGDKAEFSWVVEGGAVNFDTHGDGGGRSISYEKGRGVPADEGALVAAFTGNHGWYWRNRGRADVTLVLRTRGTYSDIKRAI, via the coding sequence ATGTACAACAGCAACACCCCACCGCCTTCAGACCTGCCGACGTCCCGGCAACTGCTGCGCTCCACCCTGCTGGCCGCCCTCTCGGCCACCGTCCTGCTGATCGCCGTCGTACTGCCGGCCGAGTACGGCATCGACCCCACCGGCATCGGGCGTGTGCTGCGGTTGACCGAGATGGGCGAGATCAAACAGCAACTGGCTGCAGAGGCCGAAGCGGACGCGGCAACGCCGACAGCTGCGGTGGCGCCGGCGCCGGCCCCGGCGGCCACTGCAACGCCCCAGGCGCCAGCGCCTGTCGTTGACGCGGAGCAGGCAGCACCCTGGCGCGACGAGATGCGCGTGACGCTCGCCCCGGGAGAAGGCGCCGAAATCAAACTGCGCATGCGCGAAGGCGACAAGGCCGAATTCAGCTGGGTGGTGGAAGGAGGCGCGGTCAATTTCGACACGCACGGCGACGGAGGTGGCCGCTCCATCAGCTACGAAAAGGGGCGCGGTGTTCCGGCCGACGAAGGCGCTCTGGTCGCGGCCTTCACGGGCAACCACGGCTGGTACTGGCGCAACCGGGGCCGGGCCGACGTGACCCTGGTGCTGCGCACGCGTGGCACGTACAGCGACATCAAGCGGGCGATCTGA
- a CDS encoding HupE/UreJ family protein — MLVLVFFLALLVGSSEALAHAVTEGDKGYIQEISGVNLLPFMYLGAKHMVTGYDHLLFLFGVIFFLYRLSHIGLYVSLFALGHSTTMLLGVYFNVGINSHLIDAIIGLSVVYKALDNLGAFQRWLGFQPDTRVATLVFGLFHGFGLATKILEYGISPDGLVPNLLAFNVGVEIGQLLALAVILIGMGFWRRTPGFVRHAYTANVAMMSAGFVLVGMQLTGYFVS; from the coding sequence ATGCTTGTGCTGGTGTTTTTTCTCGCGCTGCTTGTTGGCTCCAGTGAGGCCCTGGCCCACGCGGTGACCGAGGGCGACAAGGGATACATCCAGGAAATCTCTGGCGTCAACCTGCTGCCCTTCATGTACCTGGGTGCCAAGCACATGGTGACCGGCTACGACCACCTGCTGTTCCTGTTCGGGGTGATCTTCTTTCTGTACCGGCTCTCGCACATCGGCCTGTATGTGAGCCTGTTTGCGCTGGGTCACTCCACCACCATGCTCCTGGGCGTGTATTTCAACGTCGGGATCAACAGCCACCTCATCGACGCGATCATCGGCTTGTCGGTGGTCTACAAGGCGCTCGACAACCTCGGAGCCTTTCAGCGCTGGCTGGGCTTCCAGCCCGACACGCGCGTGGCCACACTGGTGTTCGGCCTGTTCCACGGCTTTGGTCTGGCGACCAAGATTCTGGAGTACGGGATCTCGCCCGATGGCCTGGTGCCCAACCTGCTGGCGTTCAACGTCGGCGTGGAGATCGGCCAGCTGCTGGCGCTCGCCGTCATCCTGATCGGCATGGGCTTCTGGCGGCGCACACCCGGCTTTGTGCGCCATGCGTACACCGCCAACGTCGCCATGATGAGCGCGGGCTTCGTCCTGGTGGGCATGCAGCTCACCGGCTACTTCGTGTCGTGA
- a CDS encoding Cd(II)/Pb(II)-responsive transcriptional regulator translates to MQIKELARATGVDVETIRYYEKQGLLPEPARRDNGYRDYAAEHLERLSFIRHCRALDMPLADVSRLLGFVDAPLADCSDVDLLVDEQLARVRARLKSMRALEKQLLQLRARCSGKHEGHCGILDELVSAAHGEACACHAAP, encoded by the coding sequence ATGCAGATCAAGGAACTGGCCCGCGCCACGGGCGTGGATGTGGAAACCATCCGCTACTACGAAAAACAGGGCCTGCTGCCCGAGCCGGCGCGGCGCGACAACGGCTACCGCGACTACGCAGCCGAGCACCTGGAGCGCCTGTCCTTCATTCGCCACTGCCGCGCGCTGGACATGCCGCTGGCCGATGTGAGCCGGCTGCTGGGTTTTGTGGATGCGCCGCTGGCCGATTGCAGCGACGTGGACCTGCTGGTGGATGAACAACTGGCGCGCGTTCGCGCGCGGCTCAAGAGCATGCGTGCGCTGGAGAAACAACTCCTGCAGTTGCGGGCGCGCTGCTCTGGCAAGCACGAGGGGCACTGCGGCATCCTGGACGAACTGGTGTCGGCGGCACACGGCGAGGCGTGTGCCTGCCACGCAGCACCATGA
- a CDS encoding cation transporter: MSAHCCDHDTPKLDAIVNLPRYRKILWIALIVNAAMFLIEIGAGLQAGSLSLLADAVDFAGDALNYAVSLAVLASALAWRARAAMLKAVSMMGFGLYVLGAAVWAVWQGGVPQAVTMGAVALLALVANVAVAWMLYAFREGDANMRSVWLCSRNDAIGNVAVFMAALGVFGTGSAWPDLLVASLMAALALHGGWTVMRQAKGELGEDAGKDHHGHVH, translated from the coding sequence ATGTCCGCCCATTGCTGTGACCACGACACCCCCAAGCTTGATGCCATCGTCAACCTGCCTCGCTACCGCAAGATCCTGTGGATTGCGCTGATCGTCAACGCCGCCATGTTCCTCATCGAGATCGGCGCGGGCCTGCAGGCCGGTTCGCTGTCGCTGCTGGCCGACGCCGTGGACTTTGCGGGCGACGCCCTCAACTACGCCGTGTCGCTCGCCGTGCTGGCGTCTGCCCTGGCCTGGCGCGCGCGCGCGGCCATGCTCAAGGCGGTGAGCATGATGGGCTTTGGCCTCTATGTGCTGGGCGCCGCGGTGTGGGCCGTGTGGCAGGGCGGCGTGCCGCAGGCCGTGACCATGGGCGCGGTGGCGCTGCTGGCGTTGGTGGCCAATGTGGCTGTGGCGTGGATGCTCTACGCGTTTCGCGAAGGCGACGCCAACATGCGCAGCGTGTGGCTGTGCTCGCGCAACGACGCCATCGGCAACGTCGCGGTGTTCATGGCCGCGCTCGGCGTGTTCGGCACCGGCTCCGCCTGGCCCGACCTCCTGGTGGCCAGCCTGATGGCCGCGCTCGCGCTGCACGGCGGGTGGACGGTGATGCGGCAGGCGAAGGGCGAGCTGGGTGAGGACGCCGGCAAGGACCACCATGGTCACGTTCACTGA
- a CDS encoding LysE/ArgO family amino acid transporter, producing MTTFFSSLSGAGPVFMQGLFLSLGLIVAIGAQNAFVLRQGLRREHVGSVVMFCAVADAVLIMAGVLGMAQALADSPGIARALALAGAAFLAVYGWLALRRARNPQLLKASEGGETFSRGAAVAQAAAFTLLNPHVYLDTVLLVGSIGAQQPASLRGWFVAGASTASLVWFGLLGFGARWLAPWFARPKAWRVLDGLIGVTMWVLAALLVRHAFPST from the coding sequence ATGACGACGTTTTTTTCCAGCTTGTCCGGCGCGGGTCCGGTCTTCATGCAGGGCCTGTTCCTGAGCCTCGGACTCATCGTGGCCATTGGCGCGCAGAACGCCTTTGTGCTGCGCCAGGGACTTCGCCGCGAACATGTGGGCAGTGTGGTGATGTTCTGTGCGGTGGCAGACGCCGTGCTGATCATGGCGGGCGTGCTGGGCATGGCACAGGCCCTGGCAGACAGCCCCGGCATCGCACGTGCGCTGGCGCTCGCCGGCGCGGCGTTTCTGGCGGTCTACGGGTGGCTGGCCCTGCGTCGAGCGCGCAACCCGCAGCTTCTGAAGGCGTCCGAGGGCGGCGAGACGTTCAGCCGCGGCGCGGCAGTGGCGCAGGCGGCGGCGTTCACGCTGCTCAATCCCCACGTCTACCTGGACACGGTGCTGCTGGTGGGCAGCATCGGTGCGCAGCAGCCAGCGTCCCTGCGTGGCTGGTTCGTGGCCGGCGCGAGCACGGCCAGCCTGGTCTGGTTCGGGCTGCTCGGTTTCGGCGCACGCTGGCTGGCGCCCTGGTTTGCGCGTCCGAAGGCATGGCGGGTGCTGGACGGGCTGATCGGTGTGACCATGTGGGTGCTGGCAGCGCTGCTGGTGCGCCACGCCTTCCCCAGCACCTGA
- a CDS encoding IclR family transcriptional regulator → MNLALDRGLALLEHLSRNPDGLPLALMAQDLDIPPSACHRLLGDLQHCGYVRQKRKQGDYQLTTKVVSLGLGYLSHAGIVDIAEPLLERLAQQSGELVRLSIVDDERLIWVAKAQGTRQQGIRYDPDMGMEARLSCTASGHAWLLTLSDERALELVARQGFGAQKDYGPKAPTTIKSLLGFLHAARVRGCAMIDEVFAPGMNAMAAPVLRRKEAIGVISIAGPRQRLTMDVMQNLAPALLAAAAELGPISNASNLFGRPPLGKG, encoded by the coding sequence ATGAACCTTGCCCTCGACCGCGGCCTTGCGCTGCTGGAACACCTCTCACGCAATCCCGACGGTTTGCCCCTGGCCCTCATGGCGCAAGACCTCGACATTCCCCCGAGCGCCTGTCATCGCCTGCTGGGTGACCTGCAGCACTGTGGCTATGTGCGGCAGAAACGCAAACAGGGTGACTACCAACTCACGACCAAGGTGGTCTCGCTCGGCTTGGGGTATCTCAGCCACGCGGGCATCGTCGACATTGCCGAGCCGCTGCTGGAGCGGCTGGCGCAGCAATCGGGCGAGCTCGTGCGGCTGTCGATCGTGGACGACGAGCGTCTGATCTGGGTGGCCAAGGCCCAGGGCACACGGCAGCAAGGCATCCGATACGACCCCGACATGGGCATGGAAGCGCGCCTCTCATGCACCGCGTCCGGTCACGCCTGGCTGCTCACGCTGAGCGACGAGCGCGCGCTCGAACTGGTGGCACGGCAAGGCTTCGGGGCGCAGAAGGACTACGGACCCAAGGCGCCGACCACCATCAAGTCGCTGCTGGGCTTTCTGCACGCTGCGCGCGTGCGCGGCTGCGCCATGATCGACGAAGTGTTCGCCCCCGGCATGAACGCCATGGCCGCACCGGTGTTGCGTCGCAAGGAAGCCATCGGCGTCATCAGCATCGCCGGGCCGCGCCAGCGCCTCACCATGGACGTCATGCAGAACCTCGCGCCCGCATTGCTCGCCGCCGCGGCCGAACTCGGGCCCATCAGCAATGCCTCCAACCTGTTCGGCCGACCTCCGCTGGGCAAGGGCTGA
- a CDS encoding type II 3-dehydroquinate dehydratase: MTHTVFILNGPNLNLLGIREPHLYGHTTLAQIEQRCRAVTAELGLQCEFRQSNHEGVLIDWVQEARALGASVVINPAGLSFRSIPLLDALKTLDQPVMEVHLTNIHRREALYQQSIISLGATGVICGLGPLGYELALRAVSEHVKSTATT; this comes from the coding sequence ATGACCCACACCGTCTTCATCCTCAACGGCCCCAACCTCAACTTGTTGGGCATCCGCGAACCGCATCTGTATGGCCACACGACGCTGGCCCAGATCGAACAGCGCTGCCGTGCGGTGACCGCCGAACTTGGCCTGCAGTGCGAGTTTCGGCAGTCCAACCACGAAGGCGTGCTGATCGATTGGGTGCAGGAAGCGCGTGCCCTGGGCGCCTCGGTGGTCATCAATCCCGCAGGCCTGTCGTTTCGCTCGATTCCCCTGCTTGACGCGCTCAAGACCCTGGACCAGCCGGTGATGGAGGTGCATCTCACCAACATCCACCGCCGCGAAGCGCTGTACCAGCAGTCGATCATCTCGCTGGGCGCCACCGGCGTGATCTGCGGACTCGGTCCGTTGGGCTACGAACTTGCGCTGCGCGCAGTCAGCGAGCACGTCAAGTCCACCGCAACGACATGA
- the dctP gene encoding TRAP transporter substrate-binding protein DctP, with protein MNTAFTRRTALVTGATLAAATLWPGLAQAQSTLRFAAVFADTDIRAEMMKRLAADVAADHKIDLFLNSTLFRQGTELVALQRDNLEMGNISPQDISKQVPAWSLLTSAYLFRDANHLNAFFASDMGVQMKKLVEDQLKVKILGPVFFGTRHVGLRGKKKINTPADLAGVKLRMPPGDAWQLLGRSLGANPTPLAYAETYTGLQTGTVDGQDNPLPNVQNMKFNEVMGQIVLTSHLVGFDLLTLNLKTWQAMSPDKQRAFQAAADKAIAWSTAEHQKREADLAEGFRRGGLDVYAPNINAFRDHAQKIYLASDEAKAWPAGMIDKINAMK; from the coding sequence ATGAACACTGCCTTCACCCGCCGCACCGCCCTCGTCACAGGTGCCACCCTGGCCGCTGCCACGCTGTGGCCCGGTCTGGCCCAGGCCCAGAGCACGCTGCGTTTTGCCGCCGTCTTTGCCGACACCGACATCCGCGCCGAGATGATGAAACGCCTGGCCGCCGACGTGGCCGCGGACCACAAGATCGACCTGTTCCTCAACTCCACGCTGTTCCGCCAGGGCACCGAGCTGGTGGCGCTGCAGCGCGACAACCTGGAGATGGGCAACATCTCGCCGCAGGACATTTCAAAGCAGGTGCCGGCCTGGTCGCTGCTGACATCGGCCTACCTGTTCCGCGATGCCAACCACCTCAACGCCTTCTTCGCCAGCGACATGGGCGTGCAGATGAAGAAGCTGGTGGAAGACCAGCTCAAGGTGAAGATCCTGGGGCCGGTGTTTTTCGGTACGCGCCATGTGGGTCTGCGTGGCAAGAAGAAGATCAACACGCCGGCCGATCTGGCGGGCGTGAAGCTGCGCATGCCTCCGGGTGACGCCTGGCAACTGCTGGGCCGCTCGCTGGGTGCCAACCCCACGCCGCTGGCCTACGCGGAGACCTACACCGGCCTGCAGACCGGCACGGTGGACGGCCAGGACAACCCGCTGCCCAACGTGCAGAACATGAAGTTCAACGAGGTGATGGGCCAGATCGTGCTCACCTCGCACCTGGTGGGTTTTGACCTGCTCACGCTCAACCTGAAGACCTGGCAGGCCATGTCGCCCGACAAACAGCGCGCCTTCCAGGCCGCGGCCGACAAGGCCATTGCCTGGAGCACCGCCGAGCACCAGAAGCGCGAGGCCGATCTGGCCGAGGGCTTCCGCCGCGGCGGGCTGGACGTGTACGCGCCCAACATCAACGCTTTCCGTGACCACGCGCAGAAGATCTACCTGGCCTCGGATGAGGCCAAGGCATGGCCAGCCGGCATGATCGACAAGATCAACGCAATGAAGTGA
- a CDS encoding TRAP transporter small permease — MRALRRIADGVAAALLAVIFIAFILQIVLRYVFDWPVGWTAEISLVAWLWLVLWGAAFVLKDEDEIRIDLLDVVAGPRVRRIARAIGSIGIVVLFGMALPATWDYVSFMKVESTSYLKIRFDWLFSIYLAFAVAVIARHLWFIVGLLRAPRVEPIDPPST; from the coding sequence ATGCGCGCCCTACGCCGCATCGCCGACGGGGTGGCCGCAGCTCTGCTCGCGGTCATCTTCATCGCCTTCATCCTGCAGATCGTCCTGCGCTACGTGTTCGACTGGCCGGTGGGCTGGACCGCCGAGATCTCGCTGGTGGCCTGGCTCTGGCTGGTGCTGTGGGGTGCGGCCTTCGTGCTCAAAGACGAAGACGAGATCCGCATCGACCTGCTCGATGTGGTGGCCGGCCCCCGGGTGCGACGCATCGCCAGAGCCATCGGCTCCATCGGCATCGTGGTGCTCTTCGGCATGGCGCTGCCGGCCACCTGGGACTATGTGAGCTTCATGAAAGTGGAGAGCACCTCCTACCTCAAGATCCGCTTCGACTGGCTGTTCTCGATCTACCTGGCGTTTGCAGTGGCCGTGATTGCACGGCACCTGTGGTTCATCGTGGGCCTGCTGCGCGCTCCGCGCGTTGAGCCGATCGACCCTCCCTCCACCTGA
- a CDS encoding TRAP transporter large permease: MNFTSPFSLALATIVALSVLGVPVGQAMIGGSILYLWLKGMDMGSAAEQLLNSTYSSYLLLAIPLFILAASFMSTGSVLDRLLRFCNAIVGRFPGGLAQVNVLQSIVFASMSGSALADAAGSGKLMQAMMTREGKYTPAFAGALTAVSAVIGPILPPSIPLVLYALISGTSIGFLFLAGVLPGLLLAAVQMALIYVQARRHQFPVEPAVPMRDLPRITREALPALMLPIILLGCLYSGITTPTEAAGLAAAYALLVASVLYRSLGWRDMAESLLSSARTSISIGMLIAGALVFNYVITSENIPASLSALLRTLDMSPLAFLLAVNLLLLLLGAFLEGSTIILVILPVLLPTAVALGIDPVHFGVVAVLNIMIGLVTPPYGLLLFMMTKIANVSLLALVREVMPFLVVMIGALVVITLWPDFVLFLPRLAGYTG; encoded by the coding sequence GTGAACTTCACCAGTCCGTTTTCGTTGGCCCTGGCCACCATCGTCGCGCTCAGTGTGCTGGGCGTGCCCGTGGGGCAGGCCATGATCGGTGGCTCCATCCTGTACCTCTGGCTCAAGGGCATGGACATGGGCAGCGCGGCCGAGCAACTGCTCAACAGCACCTATTCCAGCTACCTGCTGCTGGCCATTCCGCTGTTCATCCTGGCGGCGAGTTTCATGAGCACCGGCAGTGTGCTCGACCGCCTGCTGCGTTTCTGCAATGCCATCGTGGGACGCTTTCCCGGCGGTCTCGCGCAGGTCAATGTGCTGCAGAGTATCGTGTTCGCCAGCATGTCGGGTTCGGCGCTGGCCGACGCGGCGGGTTCGGGCAAGCTGATGCAGGCCATGATGACCCGCGAAGGCAAGTACACGCCGGCGTTTGCGGGCGCGCTCACCGCCGTGTCGGCGGTTATCGGGCCCATCTTGCCGCCCTCCATACCGCTGGTGCTCTACGCCCTGATCTCGGGCACCTCGATCGGCTTTCTGTTCCTCGCCGGCGTGTTGCCCGGTCTGCTGCTGGCCGCGGTGCAGATGGCGCTGATCTATGTGCAGGCCCGGCGGCACCAGTTCCCGGTGGAGCCGGCCGTGCCGATGCGCGACCTGCCCCGCATCACGCGCGAGGCCCTGCCCGCGCTGATGCTGCCCATCATCCTGCTGGGCTGTCTCTACAGCGGCATCACCACGCCCACCGAAGCGGCGGGCCTGGCCGCGGCGTATGCGCTGCTGGTGGCCTCGGTGCTCTACCGCAGCCTGGGTTGGCGCGACATGGCCGAGTCGCTGCTGTCGAGTGCGCGCACCAGCATCTCCATCGGCATGCTGATCGCGGGCGCGCTGGTGTTCAACTACGTGATCACGTCGGAAAACATCCCGGCTTCGCTCAGTGCATTGCTGCGCACGCTGGACATGTCGCCGCTGGCTTTTCTGCTGGCGGTGAACCTGCTGCTGTTGCTGCTGGGCGCGTTCCTCGAGGGCTCCACCATCATCCTGGTGATCCTGCCGGTGTTGCTGCCCACGGCGGTGGCCCTGGGCATTGATCCGGTGCACTTCGGCGTGGTGGCCGTGCTCAACATCATGATCGGCCTCGTCACTCCCCCTTACGGCCTGCTGCTGTTCATGATGACCAAGATCGCCAACGTATCCTTGCTCGCGCTCGTGCGCGAGGTGATGCCGTTTCTGGTGGTGATGATCGGTGCTCTCGTGGTCATCACACTCTGGCCCGACTTCGTGCTCTTCCTGCCGCGGTTGGCGGGCTACACCGGTTGA
- a CDS encoding shikimate dehydrogenase family protein, whose protein sequence is MTTSSAGHTPRIDGNTQVILHLGWPTHSFKSPLIYNPYFAAHGINVAVVPLACTADELGSLLPPLLRLRNVRGALITMPLKVAVVDLLDETSTAVKVAGACNAVRCDAQGRLVGEQFDGEGFVRGVARKGLPVAGARVLVVGSGGVGCAIAASLAGAGVAELLLSDADPARAEALQHRLARHHPGLLTQIGSADPEGMDLVVNATPLGMHADDPLPFDVARLSPSTFVGEVVLQPTVTPLLAASTALGCRTQIGLDMLFEQIPAYLEFFGLPSTSPEELRRLAQL, encoded by the coding sequence ATGACCACCTCATCCGCCGGCCACACACCGCGCATCGACGGCAACACGCAGGTGATCTTGCACCTGGGCTGGCCCACGCACAGCTTCAAGTCGCCACTGATCTACAACCCTTATTTCGCCGCCCACGGCATCAATGTCGCGGTGGTGCCTCTGGCCTGCACCGCCGACGAACTCGGCAGCCTGCTGCCCCCGCTGCTGCGCCTGCGCAACGTGCGGGGCGCACTCATCACCATGCCGCTGAAGGTGGCGGTGGTGGATCTGCTCGACGAGACCAGCACGGCGGTGAAGGTAGCCGGCGCCTGCAACGCCGTGCGCTGCGACGCGCAGGGCCGCCTGGTGGGCGAACAATTCGATGGCGAAGGTTTCGTGCGCGGCGTGGCCCGCAAGGGCCTGCCCGTCGCAGGTGCCCGGGTGCTGGTGGTGGGCAGTGGTGGCGTGGGCTGCGCCATTGCGGCGTCGCTCGCCGGTGCGGGCGTCGCCGAGCTGTTGTTGTCCGACGCCGATCCCGCGCGCGCCGAAGCGCTCCAGCATCGCCTTGCCCGCCATCACCCAGGCCTGTTGACCCAGATCGGCAGTGCCGATCCGGAAGGCATGGATCTGGTGGTCAACGCCACACCGCTGGGCATGCACGCGGATGACCCGCTGCCGTTCGACGTGGCGCGCCTGTCACCGTCCACCTTCGTCGGCGAGGTGGTGCTGCAGCCCACCGTCACGCCCCTGCTCGCGGCGTCCACCGCCCTCGGCTGCCGCACCCAGATCGGGCTGGACATGCTGTTCGAGCAGATTCCTGCCTACCTCGAGTTCTTCGGATTGCCGAGCACCAGCCCTGAAGAGCTGCGCCGTCTGGCGCAGCTGTGA
- a CDS encoding putative sulfate/molybdate transporter yields MTPSTDPHDIPAPQPTLSPATWRGDLGGALGDLGTLLPFLVGFIVLAGVHPTSILLAFGLSLITVGWRLGIPFPVQPMKAVGAAALASAAVAGQNMQAVLALAALITGVFWLIAAWSGLARWLARHVSRDGIHGVVLGLGIALIVAGLRRIEGDLLLGAASVVLALVLLGRGGWLTMPVLMALGWAVGNWRQPELLQALASAPWTLQLPAPQWPALNQPGVWFAAIGLAAAQIPLTFGNAILGIVAETRRLFPAVALDENRAARGTGLMNLMAGGLGAPPMCFGAGGMAAQVACGARTGRAPIFLGSVLLLAGLFASGQLTALLGLLPAGTLGAMLFVAGFSLTIGTAGSSRDKEARAVLLTTAAVSVWNAGVGVVVGVVLEAGLRARVMRI; encoded by the coding sequence GTGACGCCCTCAACCGACCCGCACGACATCCCCGCCCCGCAGCCCACCTTGTCGCCCGCCACGTGGCGCGGCGACCTTGGCGGTGCGCTGGGTGACCTGGGCACCCTGCTGCCCTTTCTGGTCGGCTTCATCGTGCTGGCCGGTGTGCACCCCACCTCCATCCTGCTGGCCTTCGGTCTGAGCCTCATCACGGTCGGCTGGCGCCTGGGCATTCCCTTCCCGGTGCAGCCCATGAAAGCCGTGGGCGCGGCCGCCCTGGCCAGCGCTGCAGTGGCGGGCCAGAACATGCAGGCCGTGCTCGCTCTGGCCGCGTTGATCACCGGCGTGTTCTGGCTCATCGCCGCCTGGAGCGGCCTGGCGCGCTGGCTGGCACGACACGTGTCGCGCGACGGGATCCACGGCGTGGTGCTCGGCCTGGGCATCGCGCTCATCGTCGCCGGGCTGCGGCGCATCGAAGGCGATCTGTTGCTGGGCGCGGCCTCGGTGGTGCTGGCGCTCGTGTTGCTGGGGCGTGGCGGCTGGCTCACCATGCCCGTGCTCATGGCCTTGGGCTGGGCGGTGGGCAACTGGCGCCAACCCGAGCTGCTGCAAGCGCTGGCCAGCGCACCGTGGACACTGCAGCTGCCCGCGCCGCAGTGGCCCGCGTTGAACCAGCCCGGCGTGTGGTTCGCCGCCATCGGCCTGGCCGCGGCACAGATACCACTGACCTTCGGCAACGCCATCCTCGGCATCGTGGCCGAAACGCGCCGCCTGTTCCCCGCCGTGGCGCTGGACGAGAACCGCGCCGCACGCGGCACCGGCCTCATGAACCTGATGGCCGGCGGCCTGGGCGCGCCGCCCATGTGTTTTGGTGCGGGCGGCATGGCCGCGCAGGTGGCGTGTGGCGCACGCACCGGGCGCGCACCCATCTTTCTGGGCAGCGTGTTGCTGCTCGCCGGCCTGTTCGCCAGCGGTCAGCTCACCGCACTGCTGGGCCTGCTGCCCGCCGGCACCCTGGGCGCCATGCTTTTTGTGGCCGGCTTTTCACTCACCATCGGCACCGCGGGCAGCTCGCGCGACAAGGAAGCCCGCGCCGTGCTGCTCACCACCGCTGCCGTGTCGGTGTGGAACGCGGGGGTGGGTGTGGTGGTGGGGGTGGTGCTGGAGGCGGGCTTGCGGGCGCGGGTGATGCGGATTTGA
- a CDS encoding MBL fold metallo-hydrolase — MAPHRWLSSAFALVLTALSWSASAQSLVEMQPQKVGPNTYYVQGLAALGSPANQNFISNAGFVVAPQGVVVIDALGSPALARRLVQKIGEITPKPITHVIVTHYHADHIYGLQVFKELGAQIVAQQDARTYLNSDTAAQRLVASRSELAPWVDDNTRLVPADRWLTDSTTLELAGMRFVAERVGPSHTPEDLAIHVPGERVLFAGDLMFAGRLPFVGQADSNQWIQSLDRLLRFDVAVAVPGHGAASTEPRKDMGVMRDYLTYLRSTMGKAAKELVPFDEAYSATDWSRFEPMPMFRFANRMNAYNTYLLMEKESLGGR, encoded by the coding sequence ATGGCCCCGCACCGCTGGTTGAGCAGCGCTTTTGCGCTCGTCCTGACCGCCTTGAGCTGGTCGGCTTCGGCGCAAAGCCTGGTCGAGATGCAGCCGCAGAAAGTCGGCCCCAACACGTACTACGTGCAGGGCCTGGCAGCGCTCGGCTCACCGGCCAACCAGAACTTCATCAGCAACGCCGGTTTCGTGGTGGCGCCACAGGGTGTGGTGGTGATCGATGCGCTGGGCTCGCCCGCCCTGGCGCGCAGGTTGGTGCAGAAGATTGGAGAGATCACGCCCAAACCCATCACCCACGTGATCGTGACCCACTACCACGCCGACCACATTTACGGCCTGCAGGTGTTCAAGGAACTGGGGGCGCAGATCGTGGCGCAGCAGGACGCGCGCACCTACCTGAACTCGGACACCGCCGCGCAGCGCCTGGTGGCCTCGCGCAGCGAACTTGCGCCCTGGGTGGACGACAACACCCGCCTGGTACCGGCCGACCGCTGGCTCACCGACTCGACCACGCTGGAGCTGGCGGGCATGCGCTTTGTGGCGGAGCGCGTGGGCCCTTCGCACACACCGGAAGACCTGGCCATCCATGTGCCGGGCGAACGCGTGCTGTTTGCCGGCGACCTCATGTTCGCCGGGCGCCTGCCGTTTGTGGGCCAGGCCGACAGCAACCAGTGGATCCAGTCCCTCGACCGCCTGCTGCGCTTTGACGTGGCGGTGGCGGTGCCCGGCCACGGCGCCGCCTCCACCGAGCCACGCAAAGACATGGGGGTGATGCGCGACTACCTCACCTATCTGCGCAGCACCATGGGCAAGGCGGCCAAAGAGCTGGTGCCGTTTGACGAGGCCTACAGCGCCACCGACTGGAGCCGCTTCGAGCCCATGCCCATGTTCCGTTTTGCCAACCGCATGAACGCCTACAACACCTATCTGTTGATGGAGAAGGAAAGCCTGGGCGGGCGCTGA